One genomic segment of Paraburkholderia phymatum STM815 includes these proteins:
- the phnV gene encoding 2-aminoethylphosphonate ABC transport system, membrane component PhnV produces the protein MSDVDQSVLPAVHHRVRPVQHGLFARVAGALFMACAALLCFWLFVLPVIVVALSSVAAHWSGTILPDGFSMRWFERLGGSDFDALVTSLQIGFGVAILGTILGLWLALALEGRDRRGLGALVDTIAMMPNGVPSVVLGLAVLIAYHKKPVDLSSSAAIVVFVQLALVLPFCYRCAAAALRPELTVLREAAASLGAPPSMVLRRVVLPQLVPAIRASLALGFALSLGELGATLTVYPPGFATVPIVVVGQVERGYYLPASALSLILLVASLAALLLIAARVPRRRVD, from the coding sequence ATGTCCGATGTCGACCAAAGCGTGCTGCCCGCCGTGCATCATCGCGTACGGCCCGTTCAGCACGGACTTTTTGCGCGCGTCGCGGGCGCTCTGTTCATGGCGTGCGCCGCGCTGCTGTGTTTCTGGCTGTTCGTGCTGCCCGTGATCGTGGTCGCGCTGTCGAGTGTCGCTGCGCACTGGTCAGGCACGATCCTGCCCGACGGTTTCAGCATGCGCTGGTTCGAGCGCCTCGGCGGGAGCGATTTCGATGCGCTCGTCACCAGCCTGCAGATCGGCTTCGGCGTCGCGATTCTCGGCACGATACTCGGCCTATGGCTCGCTCTGGCGCTCGAAGGCCGCGACCGGCGCGGACTTGGCGCGCTCGTCGACACGATCGCGATGATGCCCAACGGCGTGCCGAGCGTGGTGCTCGGCCTCGCCGTGTTGATTGCGTATCACAAGAAGCCGGTCGACCTGTCCAGCTCCGCCGCGATTGTCGTGTTCGTGCAACTGGCGCTGGTTTTGCCGTTCTGCTACCGCTGCGCCGCGGCTGCCTTGCGGCCCGAATTGACCGTCTTGCGCGAAGCGGCCGCAAGCCTCGGTGCGCCGCCGTCGATGGTTTTGCGCCGCGTCGTGCTGCCGCAACTGGTGCCCGCGATCCGCGCGTCGCTCGCGCTCGGTTTTGCGCTGTCGCTGGGCGAGCTTGGCGCGACGCTCACCGTCTATCCGCCTGGCTTCGCAACCGTGCCGATCGTCGTGGTCGGTCAGGTGGAGCGCGGCTATTACCTGCCGGCATCGGCGCTCTCGCTGATCCTGCTGGTCGCGTCGCTGGCCGCGCTGCTCCTGATTGCGGCCCGCGTGCCGCGTCGCCGCGTGGACTGA
- a CDS encoding phosphonate utilization associated transcriptional regulator, which translates to MTENMEAESDNTLDLVRRHSLTALVRDEIERHIVDGKLTPGDKLNEAEWATRLQVSRGPVREAFRALEQAGLVRTEKNRGVFVRTVSLAEADEIYAVRAVLEEAACRMLAPRIDAAQLAALRAHVDAMCAALDAGDHDAYARSNVAFHDAIVATAGNGKLYVTYRRLVGELSLFRRAALGVRGDAMERSLAEHRAILSALAARDADEAARRMRAHVDGGRQRAHEAAQPRAPDVNDDANNRLGARFV; encoded by the coding sequence ATGACCGAAAATATGGAAGCCGAGTCGGATAACACGCTCGACCTGGTCAGGCGGCATTCGCTGACGGCGCTGGTGCGCGACGAGATCGAGCGCCATATCGTCGACGGCAAGCTCACGCCCGGTGACAAGCTGAATGAAGCGGAGTGGGCCACGCGTCTGCAGGTGTCGCGTGGTCCCGTACGCGAGGCGTTTCGCGCGCTGGAGCAGGCGGGGCTGGTGCGCACCGAGAAGAACCGCGGCGTGTTTGTGCGCACGGTGTCGCTGGCGGAAGCCGACGAGATCTATGCGGTACGCGCCGTCCTCGAAGAAGCGGCGTGCCGTATGCTCGCGCCGCGAATCGACGCCGCGCAGCTGGCCGCGCTGCGCGCGCATGTCGATGCGATGTGCGCGGCACTCGATGCCGGCGATCACGATGCATACGCGCGGTCGAACGTTGCGTTTCACGACGCGATCGTCGCGACTGCGGGCAACGGCAAGCTGTACGTCACGTATCGCAGGCTGGTGGGCGAACTGAGTTTGTTCCGGCGCGCTGCGTTGGGCGTGCGCGGCGATGCAATGGAACGCTCGCTGGCCGAGCATCGGGCGATCCTGTCGGCGCTCGCGGCGCGCGACGCGGACGAAGCCGCGCGCCGGATGCGCGCGCACGTGGACGGCGGCAGGCAGCGCGCGCATGAGGCTGCGCAGCCGCGCGCACCGGACGTGAACGATGACGCCAACAACCGGCTGGGCGCACGGTTCGTCTGA
- the phnA gene encoding phosphonoacetate hydrolase: MAIQSAIQSARHVEVNGRSYRLPVKPTVVVCVDGCEYDYLEAAVKAGVAPFIGKMLNGGAAFKGDCVIPSFTNPNNLSIVCGVPPSVHGICGNYFWDPQANDGKGAEVMMNDPAYLRAPTLLAAAADAGAAVAVVTAKDKLRRLLGNKMTGICFSAEKADTVTHEENGIDEVLGLVGRPLPDVYSADLSEFVFAAGVRLAQTRKLDLMYLSTTDYIQHKWAPGTEGANAFYAMMDGYLSKLDALGWVIGLTADHGMNAKHDPQTGEPNVIYLQDVMDEWLGARAARVILPITDPYVVHHGALGSFATIYLLADVNARQVIERLGGLKDIEVVLDNKAACKRFELPNDRVGDIVVVSRKDTALGTRREEHDLSGLTVPLRSHGGIAEQVVPLIFNRRIDEARVAGKRLRNFDVFEIALNHVATS, translated from the coding sequence ATGGCAATCCAATCCGCAATTCAATCCGCACGTCATGTCGAAGTGAATGGCCGCAGCTACCGGCTGCCCGTCAAGCCGACGGTGGTCGTGTGTGTCGATGGCTGCGAGTACGACTATCTCGAAGCCGCCGTGAAGGCGGGCGTCGCGCCGTTCATCGGCAAGATGCTGAACGGCGGCGCGGCGTTCAAGGGCGACTGCGTGATTCCGTCGTTCACCAACCCGAACAACCTGTCGATCGTGTGCGGCGTGCCGCCGTCGGTGCATGGCATCTGCGGCAACTACTTCTGGGACCCGCAGGCCAACGACGGCAAGGGGGCGGAAGTGATGATGAACGATCCCGCCTACCTGCGCGCGCCGACGCTGCTCGCGGCGGCCGCGGATGCGGGCGCCGCCGTCGCCGTCGTCACCGCGAAGGACAAGCTGCGCCGCCTGCTCGGCAACAAGATGACGGGCATCTGCTTCTCGGCGGAAAAGGCCGACACGGTGACACACGAAGAAAACGGCATCGACGAAGTGCTGGGTCTCGTGGGGCGGCCGCTGCCCGACGTGTACAGCGCGGATCTGTCGGAGTTCGTGTTCGCCGCGGGCGTGCGGCTCGCGCAAACCCGCAAGCTCGACCTGATGTATCTGTCGACCACCGACTACATCCAGCACAAGTGGGCGCCCGGCACGGAAGGCGCGAACGCGTTCTACGCGATGATGGACGGCTATCTGTCGAAGCTCGACGCGCTCGGCTGGGTGATCGGCCTCACCGCCGATCACGGCATGAACGCGAAGCACGATCCACAGACGGGCGAGCCGAACGTGATCTATCTGCAGGACGTGATGGACGAATGGCTCGGCGCACGCGCGGCCCGCGTGATTTTGCCGATCACCGATCCGTATGTCGTTCACCACGGCGCGCTCGGTTCGTTCGCGACGATCTATCTGCTTGCGGATGTGAATGCGCGCCAGGTGATCGAGCGGCTTGGCGGCCTGAAGGATATCGAAGTCGTGCTCGACAACAAGGCGGCGTGCAAGCGCTTCGAGCTGCCGAACGATCGCGTGGGCGACATCGTCGTCGTGAGCAGGAAGGATACAGCGCTCGGCACGCGCCGCGAAGAACACGATTTGTCCGGGCTGACGGTGCCGCTGCGTTCGCACGGCGGCATTGCCGAACAGGTGGTGCCGCTGATCTTTAATCGACGCATCGACGAAGCGCGCGTCGCGGGCAAGCGTCTGCGCAATTTCGATGTGTTCGAAATCGCGCTCAACCACGTGGCGACATCATGA
- the phnY gene encoding phosphonoacetaldehyde dehydrogenase, with protein sequence MNANVQSNDHPAFRAEALRLKGERATRARTLDVFDPYTGMRVGTVPMASVDDVRAAFEYAGAYSAKLSRYERSQILERAGLLLRERLEQASDLISLESGLSKQDSRYEIGRVADVLKFASIEALRDDGQSFSCDLTPHGKKRRVFTQRDPLAGVIVAITPFNHPMNQVAHKIAPSIATNNRVILKPSEKVPLSACYLADILYEAGLPAPMLQVLTGDPREIADELITNPLAELVTFTGGVAIGKHIAERAGYRRVVLELGGNDPLIVLDDADVERAAALAVQGSYKNSGQRCTAVKRMIVQKSIAARFTELVVEKTREWTYGDPFDTSNQMGTVIDVDAARLFEARVNEAVAQGARLLTGNRREGALYSPTVVDQVDPSMTLIREETFGPVSPIITFDTIDDAIRISNGTPFGLSCGLCTNRQDAIPRFINELRVGTVNVWEVPGYRVELTPFGGIKDSGLGYKEGVQEAMKSFTNLKTFSLPWE encoded by the coding sequence ATGAACGCAAACGTGCAGTCCAACGACCATCCCGCGTTTCGTGCAGAAGCGCTGCGCCTGAAGGGCGAGCGCGCAACCCGTGCCCGCACGCTCGATGTATTCGATCCGTACACGGGCATGCGCGTCGGCACGGTGCCGATGGCGAGCGTCGACGACGTGCGCGCCGCGTTCGAGTACGCGGGCGCGTACTCCGCGAAGCTCTCGCGTTACGAGCGCTCGCAGATCCTCGAGCGGGCGGGCCTGTTGCTGCGCGAGCGGCTCGAACAGGCGTCGGACCTGATCTCGCTCGAATCGGGTTTGTCGAAACAGGATTCGCGCTATGAAATCGGGCGCGTCGCCGACGTATTGAAGTTCGCGTCGATCGAAGCGCTGCGTGACGACGGCCAGAGCTTTTCGTGCGATCTGACGCCGCATGGCAAGAAGCGTCGCGTGTTTACGCAGCGCGATCCGCTCGCGGGGGTGATCGTCGCGATCACCCCGTTCAATCACCCGATGAACCAGGTCGCGCACAAGATTGCGCCGTCGATCGCGACGAACAATCGCGTGATCCTGAAGCCTTCGGAGAAGGTGCCGCTGTCGGCCTGCTATCTCGCCGACATTCTGTACGAAGCCGGTCTGCCCGCGCCGATGCTGCAGGTGCTCACGGGCGATCCGCGCGAAATCGCGGACGAACTGATCACGAATCCCCTCGCCGAACTCGTGACCTTCACGGGCGGCGTGGCGATCGGCAAGCACATCGCCGAGCGCGCGGGCTATCGGCGCGTCGTGCTCGAACTCGGCGGCAACGATCCGCTGATCGTGCTCGACGACGCAGATGTCGAGCGGGCGGCAGCGTTGGCCGTGCAAGGGTCGTACAAGAATTCGGGGCAGCGCTGCACGGCCGTCAAACGGATGATCGTTCAGAAGAGCATCGCGGCGCGCTTCACGGAGCTGGTCGTCGAGAAGACGCGCGAGTGGACGTACGGTGATCCGTTCGATACTTCGAACCAGATGGGTACGGTGATCGATGTCGATGCGGCGCGGCTGTTCGAAGCGCGCGTGAACGAAGCGGTCGCGCAGGGTGCGCGTCTGTTGACGGGCAACAGGCGCGAAGGCGCGCTGTATTCGCCGACGGTCGTCGATCAGGTCGATCCGTCGATGACGCTGATCCGCGAGGAAACCTTCGGTCCCGTGTCGCCCATCATCACGTTCGACACGATCGACGACGCGATCCGTATCAGCAACGGCACGCCGTTCGGGCTGTCGTGCGGACTGTGCACCAACCGCCAGGACGCGATTCCGCGCTTCATCAACGAGTTGCGCGTCGGCACGGTGAACGTGTGGGAGGTGCCGGGATATCGCGTCGAACTGACGCCGTTCGGCGGCATCAAGGACTCGGGCCTTGGCTACAAGGAAGGCGTTCAGGAAGCGATGAAGAGTTTCACGAACCTCAAGACTTTTTCTCTTCCGTGGGAGTGA
- a CDS encoding phosphonate degradation HD-domain oxygenase, which produces MALNLSDIRGLFEAHGQLAYSGEPVTQLEHALQSGALAESEGASEELVAAAFLHDLGHLLNRQGETPTSRRIDDLHQYFALPFLRPVLPEAVVEPIRLHVDAKRCLCAIDAAYFGMLSADSVRSLELQGGIFSDDEARAFLSKPFADDAIRLRRWDDLAKKANRETPDLDHYLNVVSRVMERHADV; this is translated from the coding sequence GTGGCGCTGAACCTAAGCGATATTCGCGGATTATTCGAGGCGCATGGTCAGCTCGCCTACAGCGGCGAACCAGTGACGCAGCTCGAGCACGCGTTGCAGAGCGGCGCACTGGCTGAATCGGAAGGCGCTTCGGAGGAACTGGTCGCGGCGGCGTTCCTGCATGACCTGGGACACTTGTTGAACCGGCAGGGCGAGACGCCGACCTCACGCCGGATCGACGATCTCCATCAGTATTTCGCGCTGCCGTTTCTGCGGCCGGTGCTGCCGGAAGCAGTAGTGGAGCCGATCCGGTTGCACGTCGACGCGAAGCGCTGTTTGTGTGCGATCGATGCGGCATACTTCGGGATGCTGTCGGCGGATTCCGTCCGCAGTCTTGAACTGCAGGGCGGCATTTTCAGCGACGACGAGGCGCGGGCGTTTCTGAGCAAGCCGTTTGCGGACGATGCGATCCGCTTGCGTCGTTGGGACGATCTCGCCAAAAAAGCGAATCGCGAGACGCCCGATCTCGATCATTATCTGAATGTCGTGTCGCGGGTGATGGAGCGGCATGCCGATGTTTGA